Genomic segment of Caproiciproducens sp. NJN-50:
TGCACCAGCCTGGCCATTTTCCATCAACGTTTTCGCCGGGACAACCCCTGCGAGGCCAATATAATAGAGAACATAAACGGCTACAACAATAAGCGAACCCCAGATCAGAGCCCTGGGCAGATTCTTTTTAGAATCTTTTAATTCCGCATTGATGGAAGTCGCAATGATCCATCCCTCATAGGCAAAGGCAACTGCGACAACGGACGCGAAAAGGCCGCCCCCGGCGCTGGAACCGGTCTCCGCCACATGGGTGAAATTCTGAACGGTCAGACCGTTTGTCAGGCCGATCAAGGTACCTGCAATCGCCATCAGAAGCAAAGGGACCAGTTTGATCACCGTAGTCGCAACCTGGAATTTGCCGGCAAGGACGGGGGACAGGGAATTCAAGGCATAGCTGCCAACCAGATAGAAACAGGAGATTGCCATGCATGCCCCTCCGGTAATGTCCCAACCAAGCAGCACACAGGTAAAGCGTGCGGATACCCACGCCAGCACGGAGGTCATAGTCGGATTGTAGATTGTTGCCATAAACCAGCCAACGTAGTAACCGTATTTTTTGCCTACCGTCATTTCCGCATAATCAACGACGCCGTTGATTTTTTCATACTTTGTGGCCATCACGGCAAACGTGTAGGAACAGACGATCATAATAAATCCGACGATCAGCCATGCGGCAATTCCCATCGGCATATTTCCGCCTGTTGCATTCAGCACCGCCTCCGCCTTAAAAAAGACGCCGCTCCCAATGACGATGCCGACTACCATGGCAATGGCTGTGAACAAGCCATATTTTTTTGTCAAACCGCTTTCCATGAAATCTGCTTCCCCCCAGAATTTCCATTATTTTTTAAATGAAGGATAAAAATGACAAAAATCCAACTTTTCTTAGTATAGCAATTGAAAACGCCGATGACAACATAAAAATTTTTTGCATTTCCAATAAACGCGGGATGTACTGCGCTTATTCCTGCGCAGCGGAAATTCTGGAAAAATCGGGAAAACTGGAGACCTTTCTTCCAGCAAAACAGATTTTTGCCAGGTTTTTTTATGAGGACATGGAAAAAAAAATACTATAATTCTCCAAAAAAATTAAATTTAAGCAATATTCCTTTCTGCGATTTCCTGCCTCTTTTTGCTTTATAAAATGGGGACACTGACCTCAATTCCCAAGAATTCGGGTTGGATGTTAACAGCAGAAAGGGAATGAAACGTGAGAAAGCAGTATCGCATCTTAAGCATGGTCCTTGCACTCACACTGGTTGTTTCAATGTTTACCGGCAACATGGCATTTGCGGAGGAAACCGGTTTATCGGTTATTTCGCTTCACGATTTCGCTTCGGTGACAACCATCGAAAAACACAGCAGAACGTTTTACGAAATCGAGATCGACCAGCCGGAGGTTACGTTGGAGGCCGCGTCCAGCGATGAATCCGTTTTGAAGACCAGCCTTACGGAGGAATCGGAGGATTCCGGGTACTACACGCTTGTTTTGGAAGCTTACAGCGAAGGAGAAGCAACCGTCACCCTGACCGCGTCCGACGGGACGGCAGCATCCCGGCAGATTACGGTTCAGGACACCGGATATGAGTGGGATTATACCGCGGACGCCGACCAGACGGGCGACTTCACCGTTCCGTCCGGAAACAGCCGCTACATAAAGATCCACTATGAAAATCTGAGCGCGGAAACCTATACCTTCCCGACTCTTGTCTCTGATCATCCGGACGACGTCGCCGTCACTCTGGAAGGGTATGAGGACAACGATTATTACTACCGTGTCGATGCGCTGGGAAACGACGGACGGACCGCGTCGCTTTACATCGGCAGTTCCGATTACGTCATCGCACGGAAACTGTGCGGTGTCTCCATCGCGAAAAATTCCGATCTCAGCATGGATACAAGATCGACTTATGTCTGCAGCGTTTTCGATACCTATCATTTTGTCGTTCATACCAAATCCGGAACCGCCCCCGAAGTGACTGCGTACAATGACAACATCACCATTACTCCGGTTGGCAAAGTCGAGGGCGGATACGAATATGTTATGGAAGCGGAGCACGAAGGAGAATCTCTGGTCCAGGCGACGCTGAACGGGGAAACGGCCGCTTTTGCCGTTTCCATCCTCTACGACGACCCGCCGTCCGTTGTTTACGATGAACCGAAAGAGGTTTCCGTTGAGCGCGGACAAACTTACACTTATAAATTTTCGATCATGGGCGGCGGAACGCCCTCCTTTGCGCCGGATCAGGCCGGTGCCTTTACCGTACAGTCGGTGCGGAAGGACGGGATCGACTACTACTGTACGGTTGCGGCCACCGGAGCCGTCGGGTCGAGCTCGTCTCTCCTGGTCTCTTTCCCGGACTCCGATGAAAGCTACACCGTAAATGCCGGAAAAGTAACCGTTGCAAAACAGGTCAGCAAGATTCTGGAATCGGACACCAACCATGATTTCTCCCTGGCCAAAGGCTCCAGCTATCTTTTCAAGATTACGGGAGCAAGCAGTTTTTACGCCGGTTCCTCCGGTATGTTCACCATCTCCAAGGAGAAAACCTCCGGCAAAGACACCTATTACCGAATTACGGCAACGGGCAAGGTTGGAGAGGCGGCCGGGTTCTATATGTACGCTCCGGGCTGCGTGCCGCTGAAGGTGTGCGCGGTCACGGTGGCACCTGTAAAAATCACTTCCGACACCAGCCATGATTTCGAACTTCCCGCAGGCGGAAGCTATCAGTTTAAAATCACCGCGCCGGGCGTCGATTCCATTCAGTTCAACGGCGGCTCCGCAGGCATTGTGCAGCCCGTTCTGGTCAAACATTCGGGGAATGACTTTTACTACAAAGTCACTGCGGTTGGCAAACCGGGGCAGCAGACCGGAATTTACGCTTCGGTCCTCGGGCAGGACGCCGTCAAGATCTGTGTTGTGACGGTTGGACAGATAAAAGTTTTATCCGACACCAACGGGGATTTCAGCCTTGCCGCCGGGGCCTCTTATCAGTTTAAGATCACAGCCCGGGGCGCGTCTTACGTCGACTTCGGAGCGGGTTCCTCCGGAGTCGTCCAGACTTCCCTTGTCAAGCACTCCGGCGACGATTTCTACTTCAAAGTCACCGGGAAGGGAGCCTCCGGCCAAAAGACGGGAATCTACGTTGCCGCTCCCAATCAGGATTCCAAAAAGGTCTGCGTGATCACAATAAAATAAAGCCGATCCCCTTTGGGCCGCCCCCCTTTCGCAATTCCGCAGGGGCGGCCCTTTTTATCCTTCCGCGATTTGTTCCGGTTATATGATTGAAATGCGATTGCTTTTTCGCCGCAAATCATGTACGATGGATACAGGCTGACAGACGAAGCACGGCGCCGGGGGACGGAGTGCGCCGCTTTCGGCTGAGGACGGCAAAAGCCGGAATTGATTACAGGGGGCATTTAAATGAGTTATCGCATTCATTCGCTCTATTTCAGCGCCACGGGAACAACGGAAAAAATCGTGTCGGAGGTTGCAGGACGGCTGTCGGAAAAAAGCGGGGGCCCCGTGGCGGGCCGCGTGGATTTTACCCTTCCGCAGGCTCGGGAAATTCCGTGTTCTTTTGGGGAAAGCGATCTCGTGGTGGCAGGGGTCCCCGTTTACGCTGGCAGGGTCCCGAACGTGCTGCTGAAATACATAAAGTCCGTCCGAGGAAACGGCGCACTGGCCGCGGCGGTCGTCCTCTACGGGAACCGGGACTACGACGACGCGCTGATCGAGCTGCGGGACCTGCTGGCGGAGGATGGGTTCCGGGTGATCGCGGGCGCCGCGTTTGTCGGAGAGCATTCCTTTTCACGCATTCTTGCCAAGGGCCGGCCCGATGAAAAGGACCTGTCGGAAGCGGACCGGTTTGCAGACCTGATTGGCAGCAGGATCGCGGAGGGAAAACTTGGCACGGTTGAAGTGAAGGGGAATACGCCTTATCGAAGCTATTATAAGCCGAAAGACCCGCAGAATAAATCGGTTGATATCAGAAAGGTCCAGCCAAAAACGACGGATGCCTGCACGCACTGCATGACCTGCGCAAAAGTCTGCCCGATGGGGTCCATCAGCGCAGACGACCCCTCCGTTCTGACGGGAATCTGCATTAAATGCGGCGCATGTGTGAAAAAATGCCCGGCCGGTGCAAAATATTTCGACGACCCCGGCTATTTGAGACATAAAACGGAGATGGAAATCGGACTGACCGCACGCAGGGAGCCGGAACTCTTCTGAAAATTTGGACCTGCCGGAAGGAAAACAATATCATGCGCTTTACAATGAAAAAAGGTCCCTGTTCTCCCTATTCAAATCTTCCCCGCGAAATTTATATTTTGTTTGCCGCGAGGATCGTCACCTGCATGGGAGGCTTTATTCAGCCGCTTCTGACCTTGATTTTAACACAGAAATTGGGGTTTTCCGCCGCGGAGGCGGGCGGATTTTCCGCCTTTCTGACCCTGACTCAGGCCCCTGCAGTGATTCTTGGCGGAAAGCTGGCAGACCGGATCGGCCGGAAGAAGATTTTGGTAGGCTGTCAGGTTCTAGGGTCGTTTTTTTATTTTCTCTGCTTCCTGTTCCCCGACCGTGCCCTGATGATCCCATGCATTACTCTTGCGGCGGACCTTTATATCGCATCCATGCCGGCCTATGACGCCATGGCAGCCGACCTTTCCACCCCGGAAAACCGGCAGTCGTCATTTTCCCTGATCTATCTGGGGATCAACATCGGCTTTACGGTCAGCCCGATCCTAGCGGGACTGCTGTTTCAATCCCACCTGCAGCTGATGTTTCTCATCGACGCCGGAACGACATTGCTTTCCACCCTGATCATCGCGATGTCCGTCCGGGAAACCCAATGGAGGGAAAATGCGGAACTCTCCGGGCTGGAGCAGACAAAGGACGATGTTTCC
This window contains:
- a CDS encoding APC family permease translates to MESGLTKKYGLFTAIAMVVGIVIGSGVFFKAEAVLNATGGNMPMGIAAWLIVGFIMIVCSYTFAVMATKYEKINGVVDYAEMTVGKKYGYYVGWFMATIYNPTMTSVLAWVSARFTCVLLGWDITGGACMAISCFYLVGSYALNSLSPVLAGKFQVATTVIKLVPLLLMAIAGTLIGLTNGLTVQNFTHVAETGSSAGGGLFASVVAVAFAYEGWIIATSINAELKDSKKNLPRALIWGSLIVVAVYVLYYIGLAGVVPAKTLMENGQAGAKLAFQNIFGPVGGSLIFVFVIISCLGTLNGLMLGCTRGMYSLAVRGSGPLPEVFRQVDPVTNMPGNSSMLGLLFCGVWLLYFYGANLAADPWFGVFCFDTSELPIITLYAGYIPIFMMLMIKEKDLNAFKRIVMPLLAILGCIFMMVAACIAHGVSVVYYLIVFAVILIVGALFDPYKESPIKKDT
- a CDS encoding EFR1 family ferrodoxin (N-terminal region resembles flavodoxins. C-terminal ferrodoxin region binds two 4Fe-4S clusters.), whose product is MSYRIHSLYFSATGTTEKIVSEVAGRLSEKSGGPVAGRVDFTLPQAREIPCSFGESDLVVAGVPVYAGRVPNVLLKYIKSVRGNGALAAAVVLYGNRDYDDALIELRDLLAEDGFRVIAGAAFVGEHSFSRILAKGRPDEKDLSEADRFADLIGSRIAEGKLGTVEVKGNTPYRSYYKPKDPQNKSVDIRKVQPKTTDACTHCMTCAKVCPMGSISADDPSVLTGICIKCGACVKKCPAGAKYFDDPGYLRHKTEMEIGLTARREPELF
- a CDS encoding MFS transporter; this encodes MRFTMKKGPCSPYSNLPREIYILFAARIVTCMGGFIQPLLTLILTQKLGFSAAEAGGFSAFLTLTQAPAVILGGKLADRIGRKKILVGCQVLGSFFYFLCFLFPDRALMIPCITLAADLYIASMPAYDAMAADLSTPENRQSSFSLIYLGINIGFTVSPILAGLLFQSHLQLMFLIDAGTTLLSTLIIAMSVRETQWRENAELSGLEQTKDDVSLFRLFRMLPVLFFVILFSFSYHFTYSQWTFLLPLQFGTLFGKNSAVNFSMMTALNSLIVVLFTPILTWLTHRRRPLRIIVISGAVFGTSYLLFALARSMPFFLLTGAVFTFGEILESIHFRPYLADHAPPQYLGRVNSFAMFVQGTGSALGPLSSGHMVGHMGYLPTWLFQAAFVLIGTAGILILDEKEKRLENRAHSPASAEDSIP